GAGCCTTGTTCTTGGCCTGGCGAGCCTTGGGACTCTGCTTGACCCATTCCTGTTCGCGAGCCAGGCGCTTCTGACGATCAGATTCACCCTTTTCTTCGTTCTTCATGCGATCAAGCTTCTGGTCCAGCCACTGGGCATAATTACCTTCCCAAGGAATGCCGCGGCCACGGTCAATTTCAAGAATCCAACCAGTAACGTTGTCCAGGAAATAACGGTCATGGGTAACGAGAATGACGGAACCCTTGTATTCGCGGAGGTGGCGTTCCAGCCATGCCACAGTTTCAGCATCCAAGTGGTTGGTCGGTTCGTCGAGAAGCAACAGATCCGGTTCTTCCAGGAGCAAACGGCAGAGAGCCACACGGCGCTTTTCACCACCGGAGAGGTTTGTCACCGGCCAGTCGCCCGGCGGGCAACGGAGTGCGTCCATAGCAATTTCAATATTGCGATCTAGGCTCCACAAGTCCTGCGCATCGATGATGTCCTGGAGCTTAGCCTGTTCATCCAAAAGCTTGTTCATTTCATCATCTTCCATGGGTTCTGCGAACCTCATGGAAATTTCGTTGAAACGGTCAAGGATAGCCTGTTTCTTGGCCACAGCCTGCATCACATTTTCCTTGACGGTCAAGTTCGGATCCAGCTGCGGTTCCTGAGGCAGGTAACCAGCGGTACGACCCGGTTCAATCCAAGCTTCGCCCTGGAATTCCTTATCGATACCAGCCATAATACGCAGAAGCGTAGACTTACCGGCACCATTCTGACCGATAATACCAATCTTAGCGCCATAGTAGAAGCTAAGGGAGATGTCCTTCAAGACTTCCTTGTTGGGGTAAGACTTGCACATCTTGTACATGTAG
The sequence above is drawn from the Fibrobacter sp. genome and encodes:
- the ettA gene encoding energy-dependent translational throttle protein EttA, with translation MAENKAEKFVFYMYKMCKSYPNKEVLKDISLSFYYGAKIGIIGQNGAGKSTLLRIMAGIDKEFQGEAWIEPGRTAGYLPQEPQLDPNLTVKENVMQAVAKKQAILDRFNEISMRFAEPMEDDEMNKLLDEQAKLQDIIDAQDLWSLDRNIEIAMDALRCPPGDWPVTNLSGGEKRRVALCRLLLEEPDLLLLDEPTNHLDAETVAWLERHLREYKGSVILVTHDRYFLDNVTGWILEIDRGRGIPWEGNYAQWLDQKLDRMKNEEKGESDRQKRLAREQEWVKQSPKARQAKNKARLKAYEELLAEDSREKINVAQIHIANGNRLGDIVIQAEHLQKAFGEKVLFDDLNFSLPRSGIVGIIGPNGAGKTTLFKMITGSEKPDGGTLKIGETVQIISMEQGRDSLDDTKTVWESITGGNDEIMVGDRKMNGRAYCGLFNFTGAAQQKKLNTLSGGERNRVLMAKNLQQPGNLLFLDEPTNDLDIETLQALEQAILKFAGCAVIISHDRWFLDRIATHILAYEGDSKVVWFEGNWSEYEADRRKRLGEDAENPKPIKYKTLTRN